Proteins from a single region of Salipiger sp. H15:
- a CDS encoding SPOR domain-containing protein — MTRAKGPRPRAARGAIVAMLGALALGACSEAQMPGFMKSKGSSGTQASRGAATVERDIEAPEVFQTTEAGLWDGRPSLGGVWVAHPDVTEPERVIIRNEKTGQFVIGALFRRERMSPGPRLQVSSDAAAAIGMLAGEPVNLNVVALRREEGPAKPEANTGPAGVEAATLSDAPAVEESTLDPVTAGAAAAIEAAPATPAAAPAAAAPKPAAPAPAPTQTSSLSRPYVQIGIFSVEQNAENTATAMRQAGMVPTVKKQSSSGKTFWRVLVGPAADKAELDALLTKIKGAGFTDAYAVKN; from the coding sequence ATGACCAGAGCGAAGGGACCGCGGCCCAGGGCCGCACGTGGCGCAATCGTGGCGATGCTGGGCGCGCTCGCGCTTGGCGCCTGCAGCGAGGCGCAGATGCCGGGCTTCATGAAGAGCAAGGGCAGCAGCGGAACGCAGGCCTCGCGCGGGGCCGCGACGGTCGAGCGCGACATCGAGGCGCCCGAGGTCTTCCAGACCACCGAGGCCGGTCTCTGGGACGGCCGCCCCTCGCTGGGCGGCGTCTGGGTCGCCCATCCCGACGTCACCGAGCCCGAGCGCGTCATCATCCGCAACGAGAAGACCGGCCAGTTCGTCATCGGCGCGCTGTTCCGCCGCGAGCGCATGAGCCCCGGCCCGCGCCTGCAGGTCTCCTCCGACGCCGCCGCCGCCATCGGCATGCTGGCCGGCGAGCCGGTGAACCTCAACGTGGTCGCCCTGCGCCGCGAGGAGGGCCCGGCCAAGCCCGAGGCGAACACCGGCCCCGCCGGGGTCGAGGCGGCGACGCTCTCGGATGCGCCCGCGGTCGAGGAAAGCACGCTCGATCCGGTGACCGCCGGGGCCGCCGCGGCGATCGAGGCCGCGCCCGCGACCCCAGCCGCTGCCCCTGCCGCCGCCGCACCGAAACCCGCGGCCCCTGCCCCCGCGCCGACGCAGACCTCGTCGCTGTCGCGCCCCTACGTGCAGATCGGCATCTTCAGCGTCGAGCAGAACGCCGAGAACACCGCCACCGCGATGCGTCAGGCCGGCATGGTGCCGACCGTCAAGAAACAGAGCAGCTCGGGCAAGACCTTCTGGCGCGTGCTGGTGGGTCCGGCCGCCGACAAGGCCGAGCTCGACGCGCTGCTCACCAAGATCAAGGGCGCCGGCTTCACCGACGCCTATGCCGTGAAGAACTGA
- a CDS encoding metallophosphoesterase: MFVVNDASLGTMVLLLRRVEGGLAMRPRAILAILLSLAGTSGTAADFSYDAAALPGAKPWTSEDFNDNPNDFQFIVIGDRTGGANVEGTFDLAAEQVRLLQPEFVINVGDLIEGYSDDPAELNAEWDEVDAKLAKMETPFFRTPGNHDIANSVAQKVWRERFGATYYSFVYGDTLFLVLDSEDPPREAPAGMKDKIALYNRLQTEDPERARSMLAEFMSDESVVAGLAMKAEFSEAQTSFVRNALAQNPDVRWTFLFLHEPAWENPSDSYMAIEDMLKGRDHTIIAGHLHFYDHDNIDGYEHITMGPAGASFHHEGPGNVDHVMWVTMTEHGPEIANIALKGVFDRKGLDPELFGAYDRKGAE, translated from the coding sequence TTGTTCGTCGTCAATGATGCCAGCCTCGGCACCATGGTACTGCTGCTTCGCCGAGTAGAGGGAGGACTGGCCATGCGACCGAGAGCGATCCTCGCGATCTTGTTGAGTCTTGCAGGAACCAGCGGCACTGCGGCGGATTTCAGCTACGACGCGGCTGCGCTCCCGGGCGCGAAACCGTGGACGTCCGAAGATTTCAACGACAACCCCAACGACTTTCAGTTCATCGTCATCGGCGACCGGACGGGGGGCGCCAACGTCGAAGGTACGTTCGACCTGGCGGCGGAGCAGGTCCGGCTGCTGCAGCCCGAGTTCGTGATCAACGTCGGAGACCTGATCGAAGGCTACAGTGATGATCCGGCGGAACTGAACGCCGAATGGGACGAGGTCGACGCCAAGCTGGCGAAGATGGAGACGCCGTTCTTCCGGACGCCCGGCAATCACGACATCGCAAATTCGGTCGCGCAAAAGGTCTGGCGCGAAAGGTTCGGCGCGACCTATTACAGCTTCGTCTACGGCGACACCCTGTTCCTCGTGCTCGACAGCGAGGACCCGCCCCGCGAGGCGCCGGCAGGGATGAAAGACAAGATCGCGCTCTACAACCGGCTCCAGACAGAAGACCCGGAGCGCGCCAGGAGCATGCTGGCCGAGTTCATGTCGGACGAGTCCGTCGTTGCAGGGCTTGCGATGAAGGCAGAGTTCAGCGAGGCGCAGACCAGCTTCGTCCGGAATGCCCTGGCGCAGAACCCGGACGTGCGCTGGACATTCCTGTTCCTCCATGAGCCTGCCTGGGAGAACCCTTCGGACAGCTACATGGCGATCGAGGACATGCTCAAGGGACGGGATCACACCATCATCGCCGGCCATCTGCACTTCTACGACCACGACAACATCGACGGCTATGAGCACATCACGATGGGACCTGCCGGAGCGTCCTTCCACCACGAGGGGCCCGGAAACGTCGACCACGTCATGTGGGTGACGATGACGGAGCATGGACCCGAGATCGCCAACATCGCGCTGAAGGGGGTGTTCGACCGCAAGGGCCTCGATCCCGAACTTTTCGGTGCCTATGATCGCAAGGGGGCCGAGTGA
- a CDS encoding DUF1127 domain-containing protein, with product MAYATDTTRIAGRSEGIVERLRNALARRRLYKQTFSELASLSNRELSDLGLHRSMIRRIAYQAAYEA from the coding sequence ATGGCATACGCAACCGACACCACCCGCATCGCAGGCCGCTCCGAAGGTATCGTCGAGCGCCTCCGCAACGCCCTCGCTCGCCGCCGCCTGTACAAGCAGACCTTCAGCGAGCTGGCCTCGCTGAGCAACCGCGAACTGAGCGACCTCGGGCTGCACCGCTCGATGATCCGCCGGATCGCCTACCAAGCCGCCTACGAGGCGTAA
- a CDS encoding mandelate racemase/muconate lactonizing enzyme family protein, with protein sequence MATIERVEIFMANLLPKVKRTDAIQSFVSQETPFVRITDADGASGLGYSYTIGQGGPAIMSLLRETLVPRLIGQEAEAIERIWRDLLFSTHATSVGPITSLALAAVDTALWDLRCKRAGLPLWRMLGGAKDSVPMYTTEGGWLHIETGDLVADALSAQAAGFAGSKVKIGRPHLSEDRERLTAVREAVGPGFEIMVDANQSFNLAEATRRAKVLEPLDIAWFEEPMPADDVASHAVLSARTSVPVAVGESMYSLSQFKDYLVGNAASIVQVDVARIGGITPWMKVAHMAEAHNVPVCPHFLMELHVSLVCAIPNAPWLEYIPQLDDLTKAPMRMENGRAYPSDSPGLGIDWDEDRLAASRVEGLDFTTG encoded by the coding sequence ATGGCCACGATCGAGCGCGTCGAGATATTCATGGCGAACCTGCTTCCGAAGGTGAAGCGCACCGACGCGATCCAGAGCTTCGTGAGCCAGGAAACGCCTTTCGTGCGGATCACGGATGCCGACGGCGCAAGCGGGCTCGGCTATTCCTACACGATCGGGCAGGGCGGTCCTGCGATCATGTCGCTCCTGCGCGAGACGCTGGTGCCCCGGCTGATCGGGCAGGAGGCCGAGGCGATCGAGCGCATCTGGCGCGACCTGCTGTTCTCGACCCATGCAACCAGCGTCGGGCCGATCACCTCGCTTGCACTGGCGGCGGTGGACACGGCGCTTTGGGACCTGCGCTGCAAGCGGGCGGGGCTGCCGCTTTGGCGCATGCTGGGTGGGGCGAAAGACAGCGTTCCGATGTACACGACCGAAGGCGGCTGGCTGCACATCGAGACCGGCGATCTTGTCGCCGATGCGCTTTCGGCGCAGGCCGCCGGGTTCGCGGGCAGCAAGGTCAAGATCGGGCGCCCGCACCTGAGCGAAGACCGGGAGCGGCTCACCGCTGTCCGCGAGGCCGTGGGTCCCGGGTTCGAGATCATGGTGGACGCCAACCAGTCCTTCAATCTCGCCGAGGCGACCCGCCGCGCGAAGGTGCTCGAGCCGCTCGACATCGCCTGGTTCGAGGAGCCGATGCCGGCGGACGACGTGGCCTCTCACGCGGTGCTGTCGGCGCGGACCTCGGTGCCGGTGGCCGTTGGCGAGAGCATGTATTCGCTCAGCCAGTTCAAGGACTACCTCGTCGGAAACGCGGCAAGCATCGTGCAAGTGGACGTCGCGCGCATCGGAGGGATCACGCCCTGGATGAAGGTCGCCCACATGGCGGAGGCGCACAATGTGCCGGTCTGTCCGCACTTCCTGATGGAGCTGCACGTGAGCCTCGTCTGCGCGATCCCGAATGCGCCGTGGCTGGAATACATCCCGCAGCTCGATGATCTGACGAAGGCGCCGATGCGGATGGAGAACGGCCGGGCCTACCCGAGCGACAGCCCCGGCCTCGGGATCGATTGGGACGAGGACAGACTTGCCGCGTCCCGGGTCGAGGGGCTGGATTTCACCACCGGCTAG
- a CDS encoding D-alanyl-D-alanine carboxypeptidase family protein — MRRPKSNLSSLSLRRLLAGAATAALLASAAQAFDTSARTAFVLDYTTGTVLLAKDADKAVPPASMSKLMTLYMAFEAVRDGRLKLDETLPVSEHAMSYGGSTMFLDTTDRVKVEDLLRGIIVLSGNDACAVIAEALSPNGTEAGFADLMTRRAQQLGMTSSSFANASGWPAPGHVMSMRDLTLLARHIIEDFPEFYPIFSERRFEFDGRAPQNVHNRNPLLRLDIGADGLKTGHTAEAGYGLVGSAKQGDRRVIFAIAGLDSDRARAEESESIVNWAFRQFAERKLIEKGKEVARADVFLGDQESVGLVAREDVDLLIPVTPGTELGAEVVYTGPLKAPITAGQQIAELIITPEGLPEHRVPLFAAEDVHSSGFVKRMMVVSSNLIGRLQAPAASTEAM; from the coding sequence ATGCGCCGCCCGAAGAGCAACCTTTCGAGCCTGTCCCTGCGCCGCCTGCTGGCCGGCGCGGCCACCGCGGCGCTGCTCGCCAGCGCGGCGCAGGCCTTCGACACCAGCGCCCGCACGGCCTTCGTGCTGGACTACACCACCGGAACGGTGCTGCTGGCCAAGGATGCCGACAAGGCCGTGCCGCCGGCCTCCATGTCGAAGCTGATGACGCTCTACATGGCCTTCGAGGCGGTCCGTGACGGCCGGCTCAAGCTCGACGAGACCCTGCCGGTCTCCGAGCACGCCATGTCCTACGGCGGCTCGACCATGTTCCTCGACACCACCGACCGGGTGAAGGTCGAGGACCTGCTGCGCGGCATCATCGTGCTCTCGGGCAACGACGCCTGCGCGGTGATCGCCGAGGCGCTCTCGCCCAACGGCACCGAGGCGGGCTTTGCCGACCTGATGACCCGCCGGGCGCAGCAGCTCGGCATGACCAGCTCGAGCTTCGCCAACGCCTCGGGCTGGCCGGCGCCGGGCCATGTCATGTCGATGCGCGACCTGACGCTGCTGGCGCGGCACATCATCGAGGACTTCCCCGAGTTCTACCCGATCTTCTCGGAGCGCCGCTTCGAGTTCGACGGCCGCGCGCCGCAGAACGTGCACAACCGCAACCCGCTGCTGCGCCTCGACATCGGCGCCGACGGGCTGAAGACCGGCCACACCGCCGAGGCCGGCTACGGGCTCGTCGGCTCGGCCAAGCAGGGCGACCGCCGGGTGATCTTCGCCATCGCCGGGCTCGACAGCGACCGCGCCCGCGCCGAGGAGAGCGAGTCCATCGTCAACTGGGCCTTCCGGCAGTTCGCCGAGCGCAAGCTGATCGAGAAGGGCAAGGAAGTGGCCCGCGCCGATGTCTTCCTCGGCGATCAGGAAAGCGTCGGGCTCGTCGCCCGCGAGGACGTTGACCTGCTGATCCCGGTGACCCCGGGCACCGAGCTTGGCGCCGAGGTGGTCTACACCGGCCCGCTCAAGGCCCCGATCACCGCCGGCCAGCAGATCGCCGAGCTGATCATCACCCCCGAGGGCCTGCCCGAGCACCGCGTGCCGCTCTTCGCGGCCGAGGACGTGCACTCGAGCGGCTTCGTCAAGCGCATGATGGTCGTCAGCTCGAACCTGATCGGTCGCCTGCAGGCCCCGGCCGCCTCGACGGAGGCCATGTGA
- the tmk gene encoding dTMP kinase, with the protein MSQPAAQGLFVSFEGIDGSGKSTQARRLHADLLAEGRQAVLTREPGGSPGAEEIRALVLQGDPDRWSAETELLLFTAARRDHLERLIRPALAAGKMVICDRFADSSRMYQGLSRGDLRAKVDALHELMIGTEPDLTFLIDMDPAAGLARAKARATEEERFEDFGLALQERMRAGYLALAEEFPERFVVIDGNRPQDEVAADIRARLDERCPA; encoded by the coding sequence GTGAGCCAGCCAGCGGCGCAGGGCCTCTTCGTCAGCTTCGAGGGCATCGACGGCTCGGGCAAGTCCACGCAGGCCCGGCGGCTGCATGCCGACCTTCTCGCGGAGGGTCGGCAGGCGGTGCTCACCCGCGAGCCCGGCGGCTCGCCGGGCGCCGAGGAGATCCGCGCGCTGGTGCTGCAGGGTGACCCCGACCGCTGGTCCGCCGAGACCGAGCTGCTGCTCTTCACCGCCGCGCGGCGCGACCACCTCGAGCGGCTGATCCGCCCCGCCCTCGCGGCGGGCAAGATGGTGATCTGCGACCGCTTCGCCGACAGCAGCCGCATGTACCAGGGCCTCTCGCGGGGTGACCTGCGCGCCAAGGTGGACGCGCTGCACGAGCTGATGATCGGCACCGAGCCCGACCTCACCTTCCTCATCGACATGGATCCGGCGGCGGGGCTCGCCCGCGCCAAGGCCCGCGCCACCGAGGAGGAGCGTTTCGAGGATTTCGGCCTCGCGCTGCAGGAACGGATGCGCGCGGGCTACCTCGCGCTGGCCGAGGAGTTCCCCGAGCGCTTCGTGGTGATCGACGGCAACCGTCCGCAGGACGAGGTCGCCGCCGACATCCGCGCCCGGCTCGACGAGCGGTGCCCGGCATGA
- a CDS encoding Mrp/NBP35 family ATP-binding protein: protein MTQLSDAITRLLESFDLPGGGTLVSRDMIRALSVENGAVRFVIEAPSPEIARQMEGFRAVVEARIAELPGVSSVSAVLSAPTQAPKAPSLKIGGHAQPQQGRMIPPGVKKLIAIGSGKGGVGKSTVSSNLAVALARAGLKVGLLDADIHGPSQPRMFGISKRPASPDGKTIIPLQAHGVTLMSIGFMLPEDKAVVWRGPMLMGALQQMLMQVEWGELDVLLIDLPPGTGDVQLSLGQKSELDGAIVVSTPQDVALIDAKKALDAFATLHVPVLGMIENMSVFVCPGCGLESHIFGHGGVAAEAQRLNLPVLAQLPIDLDTRLAGDSGAPVALGDGVMAQAYAKLARDLIDRGAV from the coding sequence ATGACCCAATTGTCGGACGCTATCACCAGGCTTCTCGAGAGCTTTGATCTGCCCGGTGGCGGCACCCTCGTCTCGCGCGACATGATTCGAGCGCTGTCGGTCGAGAACGGTGCGGTGCGCTTCGTGATCGAGGCGCCGAGCCCCGAGATCGCCCGGCAGATGGAGGGATTCCGCGCCGTGGTCGAGGCGCGCATCGCCGAGCTGCCGGGGGTGAGCTCGGTCTCGGCCGTGCTCTCCGCCCCGACCCAGGCGCCGAAGGCCCCCTCGCTGAAGATCGGCGGCCACGCGCAGCCGCAGCAGGGGCGGATGATCCCGCCGGGGGTGAAGAAGCTCATTGCCATCGGCTCGGGCAAGGGCGGGGTCGGCAAGTCGACGGTCTCGTCGAACCTCGCCGTTGCGCTGGCGCGCGCGGGTCTCAAGGTGGGCCTCCTCGACGCCGACATCCACGGCCCGTCGCAGCCGCGCATGTTCGGGATCTCGAAACGCCCTGCCAGCCCCGACGGCAAGACCATCATCCCGCTTCAGGCACATGGCGTCACGCTCATGTCGATCGGCTTCATGCTGCCCGAGGACAAGGCGGTGGTCTGGCGCGGCCCGATGCTGATGGGCGCGCTGCAGCAGATGCTGATGCAGGTGGAATGGGGCGAGCTCGACGTGCTGCTCATCGACCTGCCGCCGGGCACCGGCGACGTGCAGCTCTCGCTCGGCCAGAAATCCGAGCTCGACGGCGCGATCGTCGTCTCGACCCCGCAGGACGTGGCGCTGATCGACGCCAAGAAGGCGCTCGACGCCTTCGCCACGCTGCACGTGCCGGTGCTGGGGATGATCGAGAACATGTCGGTCTTCGTCTGCCCGGGCTGCGGGCTCGAGAGCCACATCTTCGGCCATGGCGGCGTCGCGGCCGAGGCGCAGAGGCTGAACCTTCCGGTGCTGGCGCAGCTGCCGATCGACCTCGACACCCGCCTCGCCGGTGACAGCGGCGCTCCCGTTGCCCTCGGTGACGGTGTCATGGCGCAGGCTTACGCGAAACTGGCCCGTGATCTGATCGACCGCGGCGCCGTCTGA
- a CDS encoding DNA polymerase III subunit delta', with the protein MSADEEIPEADRIEGAPHPRETFTLYGQDRAQEDFLTAFTSGRLHHGWLITGPRGLGKATLAWTIARFLLATPEDDGGLFGAPPPPTDLRIDPEHPIAHRVHALSEPRLHLLRRSWDDKTKKLRSVITVEEVRALKRFFSLSAADGGRRVVIVDSADEMNPNAANAILKLLEEPPVNTVLLLVSHQPSRLLPTIRSRCRELRLSPLGPEDMARALDQAGAQVAPDEAAALAELSAGSVGEALRLLNLDGLKLYAELVSLAGTLPRLDRPRAIALGESAAGRGQEARLDLVLTLTDRLMSRLARAGVTGLPPRAEAAPREAEVLMRLAPHPAAGRAWAQLAQDAGERARHARAVNVDPAALVLDLMLQMRKAG; encoded by the coding sequence ATGAGCGCCGACGAGGAGATCCCCGAGGCCGACCGCATCGAGGGCGCGCCGCACCCGCGCGAGACCTTCACCCTTTACGGGCAGGACCGCGCGCAGGAGGATTTCCTCACCGCCTTCACCTCGGGCCGGCTGCACCACGGCTGGCTGATCACCGGGCCGCGCGGGCTCGGCAAGGCGACGCTGGCCTGGACCATCGCCCGTTTCCTGCTGGCGACGCCCGAGGATGACGGCGGGCTCTTCGGCGCGCCGCCGCCGCCGACCGACCTGCGGATCGATCCAGAGCACCCGATTGCGCACCGCGTCCACGCGCTCTCCGAGCCGCGGCTGCACCTGCTGCGCCGGAGCTGGGACGACAAGACCAAGAAACTGCGCAGTGTCATCACCGTCGAGGAAGTGCGGGCGCTGAAGCGCTTCTTCTCGCTCTCCGCGGCCGATGGCGGGCGCCGGGTGGTGATCGTCGACAGCGCCGACGAGATGAACCCCAACGCGGCCAACGCGATCCTCAAGCTGCTCGAGGAGCCGCCGGTCAATACCGTGCTGCTGCTGGTCAGCCACCAGCCCTCGCGCCTGCTGCCGACGATCCGCTCGCGCTGCCGCGAGCTGCGGCTCTCGCCGCTCGGGCCCGAGGACATGGCGCGGGCGCTCGACCAGGCCGGGGCGCAGGTCGCGCCGGACGAGGCCGCCGCGCTGGCCGAGCTCTCGGCGGGATCGGTGGGCGAGGCGCTGCGGCTGCTGAACCTCGACGGGTTGAAACTCTATGCCGAGCTGGTCTCGCTGGCGGGCACCCTGCCCCGGCTCGACCGGCCGCGCGCCATCGCGCTTGGCGAAAGCGCCGCCGGGCGCGGGCAGGAGGCGCGGCTCGACCTCGTGCTCACGCTGACCGACCGGCTGATGTCGCGCCTCGCCCGCGCCGGGGTCACCGGCCTGCCGCCCCGCGCCGAGGCCGCCCCGCGCGAGGCCGAGGTGCTGATGCGCCTTGCGCCCCACCCCGCCGCCGGCCGGGCCTGGGCGCAGCTGGCGCAGGACGCGGGCGAGCGCGCCCGCCACGCCCGCGCGGTGAACGTCGACCCGGCGGCGCTGGTGCTCGACCTCATGCTGCAGATGCGCAAGGCGGGCTGA
- a CDS encoding type III polyketide synthase gives MRDRAAFIFGRKYPDFQRLSKSFDTAGIDTRHSVVPLSWFSDPHGWSDRAEAFATGARALFVDAARAALADAGWESSEVDVVVTVCSTGIATPSLEAQALAEMGFPENVLRVPVFGLGCAGGVSGMATAELLAAGRPGSRVLLVVVETCSLAFRADRLQKADIIAAVLFGDGAAAACLSTGVPRSEQKVTLGSGHQKTWPDTLGIMGWDVDETGFGVVFDRSIPDFVTQEFGAAAQGALRAAELDDTRIDRFVCHPGGAKVVEALEGALHLNQGSLDAERETLRRAGNMSAPTVMFVLQSVLGSGRTGQMMACALGPGFTASFLPFTVEAMAA, from the coding sequence GTGAGGGATCGCGCAGCCTTCATCTTCGGGCGGAAGTATCCGGATTTCCAGCGCCTTTCGAAAAGCTTCGACACCGCCGGGATCGACACGCGCCACTCGGTGGTGCCTCTCTCCTGGTTCTCGGACCCGCATGGCTGGTCCGACCGCGCAGAGGCCTTCGCGACCGGCGCCAGGGCGCTCTTCGTCGATGCGGCCCGCGCAGCGCTGGCGGATGCGGGCTGGGAAAGCTCGGAGGTCGATGTCGTCGTGACCGTCTGCTCGACCGGCATCGCGACGCCGTCGCTCGAGGCGCAGGCGCTCGCCGAGATGGGCTTTCCCGAAAACGTCCTGCGGGTGCCGGTCTTCGGTCTTGGTTGCGCCGGGGGCGTGTCGGGGATGGCAACGGCCGAACTGCTGGCGGCGGGCCGGCCCGGATCGAGGGTGCTGCTCGTCGTGGTCGAGACCTGCTCGCTCGCCTTCCGCGCCGACCGCCTGCAGAAGGCGGACATCATCGCGGCGGTGCTTTTCGGCGATGGCGCCGCGGCAGCCTGCCTTTCGACCGGGGTGCCCCGGTCGGAGCAGAAAGTCACGCTCGGCTCCGGACACCAGAAGACCTGGCCGGACACGCTCGGGATCATGGGCTGGGACGTGGACGAGACCGGCTTCGGGGTCGTCTTCGATCGATCCATCCCGGATTTCGTCACGCAGGAATTCGGCGCCGCGGCGCAGGGGGCGCTGCGGGCAGCAGAGCTCGACGACACGCGGATCGACCGCTTCGTCTGCCACCCCGGAGGCGCCAAGGTCGTCGAGGCGCTCGAAGGCGCGCTGCATCTCAACCAGGGCTCGCTCGACGCCGAGCGCGAGACCCTGCGCCGTGCCGGCAACATGTCGGCTCCGACGGTCATGTTCGTGCTGCAATCGGTGCTGGGCTCGGGCCGGACGGGGCAGATGATGGCCTGCGCCCTAGGGCCCGGCTTCACCGCCTCCTTCCTGCCGTTCACCGTCGAGGCCATGGCCGCGTGA
- a CDS encoding amidohydrolase family protein — translation MKSVIIDRRTLLAIGAVGAAMAKFCTPGVAQVSVPEATTLFTNVDIFDGRSETRAESMSLLVEGNRVAKIATSISAPPDATVIDGKGHTLMPGIIGAHEHVMLQLSYAEFYSVDDRYFAIVATQTAKTYLMNGWTSIRDAGGNTFSLKKAIDNGVIPGPRIFPSGTMISQTGGHCDHSLDNEPSRLIGGEPDPAVRFGDCAVVDGVPEVLEAARDNLRRGATQIKIAVGGGFGSFADPLEVVQFTPEEIRAAVQAAEDYKTYVMAHIYNNDGIKRAIENGVKCIEHGNLVDEPTLRLMKEKGIWLSPQVITFATEPIGLNAEQKRKHAEAFAGIDNMFTLTKKIGFDKIAFGSDIITDPNLIARMNEEFTFRSKWFSPVEILRQATSLSGEMLGLSKRFNPGKLGVIEEGALADILLVNGNPLTDLSLLTKPEENLALIMKDGRIYKNMIS, via the coding sequence GTGAAGAGCGTCATCATCGATCGTCGTACCTTGCTGGCAATCGGCGCGGTTGGCGCTGCGATGGCGAAGTTCTGCACTCCGGGGGTCGCGCAGGTGTCCGTGCCGGAGGCGACGACCCTGTTCACCAACGTCGATATCTTCGACGGCAGGAGCGAGACACGCGCAGAAAGCATGAGCCTGCTGGTCGAAGGCAACAGGGTCGCGAAGATCGCGACCTCGATCAGCGCCCCTCCAGATGCGACTGTCATCGACGGAAAGGGCCACACGCTGATGCCCGGGATCATCGGTGCGCATGAGCACGTCATGCTGCAACTCTCCTATGCCGAGTTCTACTCGGTCGATGACAGGTATTTTGCCATCGTCGCCACCCAAACGGCCAAGACCTATCTGATGAACGGATGGACCTCGATCCGCGATGCGGGCGGCAACACCTTCTCCCTGAAAAAGGCCATCGACAACGGCGTCATCCCGGGGCCGCGCATCTTTCCCTCGGGCACCATGATCTCCCAGACCGGCGGTCATTGCGATCACAGCCTCGACAACGAGCCCTCACGGCTCATCGGGGGTGAGCCTGATCCCGCCGTTCGCTTCGGCGACTGTGCGGTTGTCGACGGCGTCCCCGAAGTCCTTGAAGCGGCGCGCGACAATCTGAGGCGCGGCGCCACGCAGATCAAGATCGCGGTCGGCGGCGGCTTCGGTTCATTCGCCGACCCACTCGAGGTGGTCCAGTTCACTCCCGAGGAAATCCGCGCCGCCGTGCAGGCCGCCGAAGACTACAAGACCTATGTCATGGCGCACATCTACAACAACGACGGTATCAAGCGTGCCATCGAAAATGGCGTCAAGTGCATCGAGCACGGCAACCTCGTCGATGAACCCACCCTGAGGCTGATGAAGGAAAAAGGCATCTGGCTGTCGCCGCAGGTGATCACCTTCGCCACCGAACCGATCGGCCTGAATGCCGAGCAGAAAAGGAAACATGCCGAGGCCTTCGCCGGCATCGACAACATGTTCACGCTCACCAAGAAGATCGGCTTCGACAAGATCGCGTTCGGGTCAGACATCATCACCGACCCCAACCTGATCGCGCGCATGAACGAAGAATTCACGTTCCGCTCGAAATGGTTCTCGCCTGTCGAGATCCTGCGTCAGGCGACCTCCCTGAGCGGTGAGATGCTCGGCCTGTCCAAGCGTTTCAATCCCGGGAAACTGGGTGTGATCGAGGAAGGCGCCCTGGCTGACATACTGCTCGTCAACGGCAATCCGTTGACGGACCTCTCGCTCCTGACCAAGCCCGAAGAGAATCTGGCGCTCATCATGAAGGACGGGCGGATCTACAAGAACATGATCTCATGA
- a CDS encoding isoprenylcysteine carboxylmethyltransferase family protein: METGTALFLGFIVLQRLGELALARRNTARLLARGAREVGGEHYPVMVLMHAAWLLCLVVFGHDRSLSYGWLCIFVVLQALRVWILASLGARWTTRIIVIEEPLIERGPFRYVSHPNYMLVAAEIIVAPMVLGLTWIAALFTLLNAAMLTWRISVENRALAPLRETPGHRSK, encoded by the coding sequence ATGGAGACCGGAACGGCGCTCTTCCTCGGCTTCATCGTGCTGCAGCGGCTTGGCGAGCTGGCGCTCGCGCGCCGGAACACCGCGCGCCTCCTGGCCCGCGGCGCGCGTGAGGTCGGCGGGGAGCATTACCCGGTGATGGTGCTCATGCACGCGGCCTGGCTGCTCTGCCTTGTCGTCTTCGGCCATGACCGGAGCCTGTCTTACGGCTGGCTCTGCATCTTCGTCGTCCTTCAGGCCCTTCGGGTCTGGATCCTCGCCAGCCTCGGGGCGCGGTGGACCACGCGCATCATCGTGATCGAAGAGCCGCTGATCGAGCGGGGGCCGTTCCGGTATGTCTCCCACCCGAATTACATGCTCGTCGCGGCGGAGATAATCGTCGCGCCAATGGTGCTCGGACTGACCTGGATCGCTGCGCTGTTCACGCTGCTCAATGCCGCGATGCTGACCTGGCGCATCAGTGTCGAGAACCGGGCGCTTGCGCCGCTGCGGGAGACGCCCGGTCATCGGAGCAAATGA